A single region of the Mannheimia bovis genome encodes:
- the glpX gene encoding class II fructose-bisphosphatase translates to MKRTLSFEFSRVTEAAALAAYSWLGRGNKNAADEAAVKAMRFMLNQMEIRGEVVIGEGEIDEAPMLYIGEKIGLSRLEDEEISIAVDPIDGTRITSMGQSNALSVLAAGGKETFLKAPDMYMEKLVVGPECKGMIDLNLPLEQNLRRVASKKGKLLSQLTIAILAKPRHEQIIADVQKLGVRVIAIPDGDVAAAVQCCLPDGELDLLYGIGGAPEGVVAGAAIRALGGDMNAKLIPRNQVKGNSPEHLTATEKELSRCKEMNVPINIVLKLEDLVRDDNIVFVATGITSGDLLKGIKRRGNIASTETLLIRGKSRTIRKIQSDHYIDRKDNELLSLMDL, encoded by the coding sequence ATGAAACGAACTCTTTCTTTTGAATTCTCTCGCGTAACAGAAGCTGCTGCACTTGCGGCTTATTCTTGGCTTGGGCGTGGTAATAAAAATGCGGCAGATGAAGCTGCGGTTAAGGCAATGCGTTTTATGCTGAACCAAATGGAAATACGCGGTGAAGTTGTTATTGGTGAAGGCGAAATTGATGAAGCTCCAATGTTGTATATTGGTGAAAAAATCGGTTTATCACGTTTGGAAGATGAAGAAATCAGTATAGCGGTTGACCCGATTGATGGAACACGTATTACTTCTATGGGACAATCAAATGCACTTTCTGTACTTGCTGCAGGCGGTAAAGAAACATTCTTAAAAGCCCCGGATATGTATATGGAAAAGCTGGTGGTTGGTCCTGAATGCAAAGGAATGATTGATTTAAACCTTCCGCTTGAACAAAACCTTCGCCGTGTTGCCTCTAAAAAAGGAAAATTACTTTCTCAATTAACGATTGCTATTTTAGCGAAACCTCGTCACGAACAAATCATTGCTGATGTACAAAAACTTGGTGTAAGGGTTATAGCTATTCCTGATGGCGATGTCGCAGCAGCAGTGCAATGTTGTTTACCCGATGGCGAATTGGATTTGCTTTATGGTATTGGTGGTGCACCGGAAGGGGTTGTTGCCGGAGCGGCAATCCGTGCCTTAGGTGGCGATATGAATGCAAAACTCATTCCGCGTAATCAAGTAAAAGGTAATAGTCCGGAGCATTTAACTGCCACTGAAAAAGAGCTTTCTCGTTGCAAAGAGATGAATGTGCCGATTAATATAGTGCTGAAATTAGAAGATTTAGTGCGTGATGATAATATTGTTTTTGTCGCAACAGGCATTACATCGGGCGATTTATTAAAAGGTATTAAGCGTAGAGGCAATATTGCCAGTACAGAAACCCTATTAATTCGCGGTAAATCACGAACTATCCGTAAAATCCAATCTGATCACTACATCGATCGTAAAGATAATGAGCTACTTTCATTAATGGATCTGTAA
- a CDS encoding ROK family protein, protein MFSDNKALHLGKIYRLIEQFELISRTDLAKLSGLAPASVTNLTKILIDNHFILERTVQNTLARGRPSVGLAVSNFFWQLLCITVSPHKVEISLCELNGKQIYKQDYTISPQNYVQLDNNILKFIDNFQQAHTINKEQLLAVSVSVVGKINAEKEGIIQLGNHNMFCHITPKLAQLFNCPILLSEHFQLWLLAESTVGSLISQNNVIFIELDDTINVSILLSGNLLHKQSKMNVDNMHMPKFSQLSDETFPELDTIDRYKLINQVTFPAIVQLIDKYLPNDLATPEQKISLFCQKTEENQPLALTILEHITDNLAYALMNLINIFSSEKIMFNSPLLRIKEPLFNQLSAKLHKNLLQDLKIDLVTSQYDWNSPLIACSAIKQGIYDGNLIKDSIN, encoded by the coding sequence ATGTTTTCCGATAACAAAGCCTTACACTTAGGTAAGATTTACCGCTTAATCGAACAATTTGAATTAATTTCAAGAACCGATTTAGCCAAGCTCTCAGGCTTAGCACCGGCTTCTGTAACTAACCTTACTAAAATATTGATAGACAACCATTTTATTTTAGAAAGAACAGTGCAAAATACACTGGCTCGAGGTCGTCCTTCTGTCGGTTTAGCCGTTTCGAATTTCTTTTGGCAATTATTATGCATAACAGTTTCGCCGCATAAAGTTGAAATTTCACTTTGTGAATTAAACGGTAAACAAATTTACAAGCAAGATTATACAATCTCGCCACAAAATTATGTTCAATTAGACAATAACATTTTGAAATTTATTGACAATTTCCAGCAAGCTCACACTATCAATAAAGAACAGTTGCTTGCAGTTTCTGTGAGTGTTGTAGGCAAAATTAATGCAGAAAAAGAGGGCATTATACAATTAGGTAATCACAATATGTTTTGCCATATCACGCCTAAACTTGCCCAATTATTTAACTGCCCCATTTTATTAAGCGAACATTTTCAATTATGGTTATTAGCAGAATCGACTGTCGGTTCTTTAATCAGCCAAAACAATGTAATTTTCATTGAATTAGACGATACAATAAACGTAAGCATACTATTAAGCGGTAATTTGTTACATAAACAGTCAAAAATGAATGTTGATAATATGCATATGCCCAAATTCAGCCAATTAAGTGATGAAACATTCCCTGAATTAGACACTATTGATCGTTATAAATTAATTAATCAAGTTACCTTCCCTGCTATCGTGCAATTAATTGATAAATATTTACCGAATGATTTAGCAACACCGGAACAAAAAATCAGTTTATTTTGTCAAAAAACTGAGGAAAATCAACCGCTTGCATTAACCATTTTAGAGCATATTACCGATAATCTCGCCTATGCTTTAATGAATTTAATCAACATTTTCTCTAGTGAGAAAATTATGTTCAATTCTCCTCTACTTCGGATAAAAGAACCTTTATTTAACCAACTTTCGGCAAAATTACATAAAAATTTGTTACAAGATCTAAAAATTGATTTAGTTACTAGCCAATATGATTGGAATAGCCCATTAATTGCCTGTTCTGCAATAAAACAAGGAATTTATGACGGAAATTTGATCAAGGACAGTATAAATTAG
- the aroG gene encoding 3-deoxy-7-phosphoheptulonate synthase AroG, translating into MSYTKNDDVRITSIEELLPPVALLERYPASDVAAETVEQTRKAIHKILHGADDRLLVVIGPCSIHDPSAALEYAQKIKEMRANPAINQNLEVVMRVYFEKPRTTVGWKGLINDPYLNETYALNDGLRIARKVLSDINDLTVPTAGEFLDMITPQYMADFMSWGAIGARTTESQVHRELASGLSCAVGFKNGTNGGVKIALDAISSARSPHHFLSVTKFGHSAIVSTAGNPDCHIILRGGDKGTNYDAASVSEACAAIEKAGNRPHVMVDFSHANSQKQFKRQMDVCDDVCKQIAGGSDFISGVMIESHLVEGRQDLIDGKGLEALVYGQSITDACIGWEDSEKALFALAQAVEQRRKNRP; encoded by the coding sequence ATGTCCTATACCAAAAATGATGATGTTAGAATAACCAGTATTGAAGAATTATTACCGCCCGTTGCATTATTAGAGCGTTATCCTGCCAGCGATGTGGCAGCAGAAACGGTTGAGCAAACCCGTAAAGCAATCCATAAAATTTTACACGGAGCTGATGACCGTTTATTAGTGGTAATTGGACCTTGCTCAATTCACGATCCAAGTGCCGCATTGGAATATGCACAAAAAATCAAAGAAATGCGTGCAAATCCTGCAATTAATCAAAACCTAGAAGTTGTAATGCGGGTTTATTTTGAAAAACCACGTACTACTGTGGGTTGGAAAGGCTTAATTAACGACCCATACTTAAATGAAACCTATGCATTAAATGATGGTTTACGTATCGCTCGTAAAGTGTTATCGGATATTAACGATTTAACTGTACCTACAGCAGGTGAGTTTTTAGATATGATCACGCCACAATATATGGCAGATTTTATGAGCTGGGGAGCAATTGGTGCAAGAACAACTGAATCACAAGTTCACCGTGAATTAGCGTCAGGCTTATCTTGTGCGGTTGGTTTTAAAAACGGCACAAATGGCGGTGTGAAAATTGCCTTGGATGCGATTTCTTCAGCAAGATCACCACATCATTTCTTGTCTGTAACCAAATTTGGGCATTCTGCAATTGTTTCGACAGCAGGTAATCCAGACTGCCACATTATTTTACGTGGCGGCGATAAAGGTACTAACTACGATGCAGCTTCCGTTTCTGAAGCTTGTGCAGCTATCGAAAAAGCAGGTAATCGTCCTCACGTTATGGTTGATTTTAGCCACGCTAACAGCCAAAAACAATTTAAACGCCAAATGGACGTTTGTGACGATGTATGTAAGCAAATTGCAGGTGGTTCAGACTTTATTTCAGGCGTAATGATTGAAAGCCATTTGGTTGAAGGTCGCCAAGATTTAATTGATGGCAAAGGCTTAGAGGCTTTAGTTTATGGACAAAGTATTACTGATGCTTGTATCGGCTGGGAAGACAGTGAAAAAGCCCTATTTGCTTTAGCTCAAGCAGTGGAACAACGCCGTAAAAATCGCCCGTAA
- the zapB gene encoding cell division protein ZapB, which yields MSLSVLDQLEEKIKQAVETIQLLQLEVEELKGKNDTAKQENETLRNEYEQLKAEQQNFQDRLRSLLGQIDNV from the coding sequence ATGTCATTATCGGTTTTAGACCAATTAGAAGAAAAAATTAAACAAGCTGTTGAAACTATTCAATTACTTCAATTAGAAGTTGAAGAATTAAAAGGTAAAAACGACACTGCAAAGCAAGAAAACGAAACATTACGCAATGAGTATGAACAATTAAAAGCGGAACAACAAAACTTCCAAGATCGTTTACGTTCACTTTTAGGTCAAATCGACAACGTTTAA
- the ypfJ gene encoding KPN_02809 family neutral zinc metallopeptidase translates to MRLGGLRRSNNVEDRRASGSGRMSVGRGKGGILTFIIVLVGAYYGVDLSGLMGGQESYQQTPSKLESSEEAHLEDLSSKVLASTEDIWNAYFKQSGMTYKEPTLVLYRGATQTACGTGQSAMGPFYCPVDQKVYIDLSFYDDMRKRLRASGEFAFSYVIAHEVGHHVQNLLGITGKTQREQMRAKSKVAANQISVNVELQADCFAGVWGYQLAQQNRLEQRDIEDAFNAAQAVGDDRLQQQSRGYVVPDSFTHGSSAQRLEWFKKGLTAGNPSVCNTFN, encoded by the coding sequence ATGCGATTAGGTGGGTTAAGACGTAGTAATAACGTGGAAGACAGACGTGCAAGTGGTTCAGGGAGAATGTCTGTTGGACGAGGTAAAGGGGGCATTCTTACCTTTATTATCGTGCTAGTCGGTGCTTATTATGGTGTGGACTTAAGCGGTTTAATGGGCGGTCAGGAAAGTTATCAACAAACACCATCAAAGTTGGAAAGTTCTGAAGAAGCACATTTAGAAGATTTATCTTCTAAAGTGTTAGCCAGTACAGAAGATATTTGGAATGCTTATTTCAAACAAAGTGGTATGACTTATAAAGAGCCTACATTAGTGCTTTATCGTGGTGCGACCCAAACTGCCTGTGGTACAGGTCAATCGGCAATGGGACCGTTCTATTGCCCTGTGGATCAAAAAGTATATATCGATTTATCATTCTATGATGATATGCGTAAAAGGCTAAGAGCATCAGGCGAATTTGCATTCTCTTATGTGATTGCACACGAAGTCGGACACCACGTTCAGAATTTATTAGGCATTACAGGCAAAACTCAGCGAGAACAGATGAGAGCTAAATCTAAAGTCGCAGCAAATCAAATTTCAGTTAATGTAGAATTACAAGCCGACTGCTTTGCGGGCGTTTGGGGGTATCAACTTGCTCAACAAAATAGATTAGAACAACGCGATATTGAAGATGCCTTTAACGCAGCTCAAGCGGTAGGTGATGACAGATTACAACAGCAAAGTCGAGGCTACGTTGTGCCGGATAGTTTTACTCACGGTTCATCTGCTCAGCGTTTAGAGTGGTTTAAAAAAGGATTAACAGCAGGCAATCCGTCAGTTTGTAATACATTTAATTAA
- a CDS encoding thymidine kinase produces MAKLYFYYSSMNAGKSTTLLQSSYNYQERGMNTLVYTAAIDDRFGVGKVSSRIGISQEATLFNAETDLFAEIKQSHNNKTLHCILIDESQFLTKAQVYQLTDVVDKLKIPVLCYGLRTDFQAELFEGSKYLLAWADELEELKTICDCGKKAHFVIRLNEKGEAIKEGEQIQIGGNDKYLSVCRYHYKQKLGKL; encoded by the coding sequence ATGGCAAAGCTCTATTTTTACTACTCGTCAATGAATGCAGGCAAATCGACTACGCTACTTCAATCTTCTTACAATTATCAAGAGCGAGGAATGAATACCCTCGTTTACACTGCTGCAATTGATGACCGTTTTGGTGTTGGGAAAGTCAGCTCTCGTATTGGTATTTCTCAAGAAGCAACATTATTTAATGCGGAGACTGATCTATTTGCAGAAATTAAGCAGTCTCACAATAATAAAACGTTACACTGTATCTTAATTGATGAATCTCAATTTCTTACTAAAGCTCAAGTTTACCAGCTTACTGATGTGGTTGATAAATTAAAAATTCCTGTACTCTGCTATGGATTACGCACTGATTTCCAAGCAGAATTATTTGAAGGGAGTAAATATTTATTGGCGTGGGCAGATGAATTAGAAGAGCTAAAAACTATCTGTGATTGTGGTAAAAAAGCTCATTTCGTTATTCGTTTAAACGAGAAAGGCGAAGCAATTAAAGAAGGAGAACAAATCCAAATTGGCGGTAATGATAAATATCTTTCAGTCTGTCGTTATCACTACAAGCAAAAATTGGGTAAGTTATAA
- the lrp gene encoding leucine-responsive transcriptional regulator Lrp, protein MEHKKLPKALDAIDLKILNELQRNGKISNIELSKRVGLSPTPCLERVKRLEKNNVITGYKALLNPELLDAPLLVIVEITLVRGKPDVFEEFNKAIQQLDEIQECHLVSGDFDYLLKTRVADMAAYRKLLGTTLLRLPGVNDTRTYVVMEEVKQTNYLLLK, encoded by the coding sequence ATGGAACATAAAAAACTACCTAAAGCACTAGATGCTATTGATTTAAAAATCTTAAATGAGCTACAACGTAACGGGAAAATCTCAAATATTGAGTTATCGAAACGTGTAGGGCTTTCACCAACGCCTTGCTTAGAGCGAGTTAAACGCCTTGAAAAAAATAACGTGATTACAGGATATAAAGCGTTATTAAACCCGGAATTATTAGATGCCCCTTTATTGGTTATTGTGGAAATTACTCTTGTGCGGGGTAAACCTGATGTATTTGAGGAATTTAATAAAGCGATCCAGCAGTTAGACGAAATTCAAGAGTGTCATTTAGTATCGGGAGATTTCGATTATCTATTAAAAACCCGTGTGGCAGATATGGCGGCATATCGCAAATTACTTGGTACAACTTTGTTACGTTTACCGGGTGTGAACGATACACGAACCTATGTGGTAATGGAAGAAGTGAAACAAACCAACTATTTGTTGTTAAAGTAA
- the tsaB gene encoding tRNA (adenosine(37)-N6)-threonylcarbamoyltransferase complex dimerization subunit type 1 TsaB, whose product MMTTILALDTATEACSVALLHNEKISTLDEISPRSHTQRILPMVDELLTQANIQIKDVNYLVFGRGPGSFTGVRVGVSVAQGLAMGANLPVVAVSNLKAMAEEAYQKLGAENVIALIDARMNEVYFAQFSRNGDEWNEIVAEQVCSPEAAIQQFQLIENTVVVGTGWAAYSQFSEQNLPLVVSEITLPSSRYMLSIAQAEMAKGNVQSALEIEPVYLRNEVTWEKLPNKR is encoded by the coding sequence ATTATGACAACAATTCTTGCTTTAGATACCGCAACAGAAGCCTGTTCGGTTGCGTTACTGCATAATGAAAAAATTTCAACCCTTGATGAAATTAGCCCACGCTCCCACACACAACGTATTTTGCCAATGGTTGATGAATTGCTTACGCAGGCGAATATTCAGATCAAAGATGTTAATTATTTGGTATTCGGGCGTGGTCCTGGCAGTTTTACAGGGGTAAGAGTGGGCGTAAGTGTTGCTCAAGGCTTAGCAATGGGAGCAAACTTGCCTGTAGTGGCTGTCTCTAATCTAAAAGCAATGGCAGAAGAAGCCTACCAAAAACTCGGTGCAGAAAACGTCATTGCATTAATTGATGCCCGAATGAATGAAGTTTATTTTGCTCAATTTTCCAGAAATGGCGATGAGTGGAATGAGATAGTAGCAGAACAAGTCTGTTCGCCTGAAGCTGCAATTCAACAATTTCAATTAATTGAAAATACTGTTGTAGTCGGTACAGGCTGGGCGGCGTATTCGCAATTTTCCGAACAAAATTTACCGCTTGTAGTTAGCGAAATTACCTTACCTTCAAGCCGATATATGTTATCTATTGCACAGGCAGAAATGGCAAAAGGTAATGTTCAGTCTGCACTTGAAATCGAACCTGTTTATCTAAGAAATGAAGTAACTTGGGAAAAATTACCGAATAAACGATAA
- the rnd gene encoding ribonuclease D, protein MTSFIRYNWIDTNEQLAAVCEEAKKANAVVLDTEFIRTRTYYPILGLIQLYDGKQVSLIDPTTISDFSPFISLLADKSTIKVLHACSEDLEAFEHQFKQLPEPMLDTQIMAGFAGVGISMGFAKLVSHYLDIELDKAASRTDWLARPLTDQQLQYAAADVWYLLPIYEKLAEALAKSSWQNAVKEESEAISAKIKRVEDKSKAYKNIANAWRLNQQELAILQVLAKWRIDEAEKRDLALNFVVKEANLFQIAKIQPKHTSQLLEFMHPNEVRIHGKKILWLVEQGKSVKPEDYPALIHRLVDEKGYKYNMQAMLQKLAEIRPLDLAPELIASKRQLSQLFKWFIDGKPQEKMPELLIGWRKSFGEQLLSVLSQN, encoded by the coding sequence ATGACATCTTTTATTCGCTATAACTGGATTGACACAAACGAACAACTAGCGGCAGTATGCGAAGAGGCTAAAAAAGCAAATGCCGTAGTACTTGATACTGAATTTATCCGCACCCGTACTTATTACCCAATATTAGGTTTAATTCAATTATATGATGGCAAACAAGTCAGCCTAATTGACCCAACTACAATTTCCGATTTTTCGCCTTTTATCTCATTATTGGCTGATAAAAGCACAATAAAAGTGCTACACGCCTGTAGTGAAGATTTAGAAGCTTTCGAGCATCAATTCAAACAATTACCGGAACCGATGCTGGATACCCAAATTATGGCTGGTTTCGCCGGTGTTGGTATATCAATGGGATTTGCGAAATTAGTTTCTCATTATTTAGATATTGAACTTGATAAAGCTGCTTCTCGCACAGATTGGCTTGCCCGCCCTTTAACTGATCAGCAGTTACAATATGCCGCCGCCGATGTGTGGTATTTGTTACCCATTTATGAAAAATTGGCTGAGGCGTTAGCAAAAAGCAGCTGGCAAAATGCGGTTAAAGAAGAGAGCGAAGCAATATCTGCAAAAATTAAACGAGTTGAAGATAAATCCAAAGCCTACAAAAATATTGCTAATGCGTGGCGATTAAACCAGCAAGAGTTGGCTATCTTACAAGTTTTAGCTAAATGGCGGATTGATGAAGCAGAAAAACGTGATCTTGCGTTAAATTTTGTGGTTAAAGAAGCTAATTTATTTCAAATTGCTAAGATACAGCCAAAACACACTTCTCAATTATTAGAATTTATGCACCCTAATGAAGTTCGAATTCACGGCAAAAAAATTCTTTGGCTGGTCGAGCAAGGAAAATCTGTGAAACCTGAAGATTATCCTGCACTTATTCATCGTTTAGTAGATGAAAAAGGCTACAAATATAATATGCAAGCGATGTTACAAAAATTAGCTGAAATTCGACCGCTTGATCTTGCCCCAGAGCTGATTGCAAGCAAACGCCAGTTAAGCCAACTGTTTAAATGGTTTATTGATGGCAAGCCGCAAGAAAAAATGCCTGAATTATTAATCGGTTGGAGAAAATCTTTTGGCGAACAACTATTATCGGTTTTATCGCAAAATTAA
- a CDS encoding DNA translocase FtsK, which produces MLDQLKPHFKGKETLIKLMLILACLLGIYLLVAWASYSPLDNAWTAASTLTQTTLNKAGGFGAWSIDMLYAMFGKVAVLVPFALIISSIYVLGMGLSSEMKWKTFCFRLISFLLLMVGLAGLFSVLFSNTAYYLSGGFIGGIWQSVLSETIGQFGALLIAMICTVVGLYFCSAQSLLPILSQFYDWLMAKTEDRKSDEVSHNLQNSEQNQPLAVEQETTVDVEEEKQPQFTDISAFKRPNISGLRQSATEATNNNEMYDIEPDLELPTININTQLETADEVIEQVEPEELDYRSQHIQINDVQMPTIRLNTAIENEIEATTTFTETIQNEAIIPQVQIENVIEEEHEETVEDEIDDVREITPEFMVTPPKAMKEVTEQPSYPKGYGDTLIHPLLQRKVTTEKPTTPLPTLDLLDKAPVQTQQITEQEIRDTSVRLEAELANFGVKATVEDVLVGPVVTRYEIQPAAGVKASKITGLASDIARGLMFKAIRITEVIPNKPYMGIETPNKHRETVWLRDVLDSDEFRHTTATLPMALGKDISGNPVVVDMAKMPHLLVAGQTGGGKSVGVNTMILSLLFKLTPEQVRFIMIDPKVVELSIYNDIPHLLTPVVTDMKKAANALRWAVEEMERRYILVSHLQVRNIEGYNAKIDQAAAMNLPIPDPTWRPGDSMGSLPPPLQKLSYIVLIVDEFADLMMSAGKEVEEYIMRIAQKARAVGIHLILATQRPSTDVITGVIKANIPSRIAFTVASQIDSRTILDSGGAEALLGRGDMLYSGAGSPDIIRVHGAFMKDEEVQRVADNWRARGKPNYLDSIVESKSDDNDAKNDNAGGDLDPLFDEVVEYTIETGSVSISNIQRRFSLGFNRAGRIVDQMEAQGIVSEPGKGGKREVLAR; this is translated from the coding sequence GTGTTAGATCAACTCAAACCACATTTTAAAGGTAAAGAAACGTTAATTAAGTTAATGCTTATATTAGCTTGTCTGCTGGGTATTTATTTACTGGTTGCGTGGGCAAGTTATAGTCCGTTAGATAATGCGTGGACAGCCGCAAGTACGCTTACGCAAACAACCTTAAATAAAGCGGGTGGTTTCGGAGCTTGGAGCATTGATATGCTTTACGCTATGTTTGGAAAAGTAGCGGTATTAGTCCCTTTTGCCTTAATTATTTCATCAATTTATGTATTAGGTATGGGCTTAAGCTCTGAGATGAAATGGAAAACTTTCTGCTTCCGCTTAATCAGCTTTCTCTTGCTAATGGTTGGGCTTGCAGGCTTATTTAGCGTACTTTTCTCAAACACCGCGTACTATCTTTCCGGTGGATTTATTGGTGGAATTTGGCAATCTGTACTTTCTGAAACGATAGGGCAGTTTGGTGCATTGCTTATTGCGATGATTTGTACAGTCGTAGGTCTATATTTCTGCTCGGCTCAGTCGCTACTACCTATTTTATCGCAATTCTATGATTGGTTGATGGCAAAAACAGAAGATCGTAAATCTGACGAAGTCTCGCACAATTTGCAAAATTCGGAGCAAAATCAACCGCTTGCAGTAGAACAAGAAACAACTGTTGATGTAGAGGAAGAAAAACAACCGCAATTTACGGATATTTCAGCGTTCAAACGCCCAAATATCAGTGGTTTAAGACAATCTGCCACTGAAGCAACCAATAATAATGAAATGTATGATATTGAACCGGATTTAGAACTGCCAACCATTAATATCAATACGCAACTTGAAACTGCGGATGAAGTGATTGAACAAGTTGAACCTGAAGAATTGGATTATCGCTCGCAGCATATTCAAATAAATGACGTTCAAATGCCGACAATTCGTTTAAATACCGCAATTGAAAATGAAATAGAAGCTACAACAACATTTACTGAGACAATCCAAAACGAAGCAATCATTCCTCAAGTTCAAATTGAAAATGTGATTGAGGAAGAGCACGAAGAAACGGTTGAAGATGAAATTGATGATGTGCGTGAAATTACACCTGAGTTTATGGTAACACCGCCGAAAGCAATGAAAGAAGTTACGGAGCAACCAAGTTACCCGAAAGGGTATGGCGATACCTTAATTCACCCACTTTTACAACGCAAAGTAACCACCGAGAAACCAACAACCCCATTGCCAACATTGGATTTGCTGGATAAAGCTCCTGTTCAAACACAGCAAATTACCGAGCAAGAAATTCGTGATACTTCTGTACGTTTAGAAGCAGAATTAGCGAATTTTGGTGTGAAAGCAACCGTTGAAGATGTGTTGGTCGGTCCTGTTGTTACTCGCTATGAAATTCAACCCGCAGCAGGGGTTAAAGCATCTAAAATCACCGGTCTAGCCAGTGATATTGCTCGTGGATTAATGTTTAAGGCAATTCGTATTACTGAAGTTATTCCAAATAAACCCTATATGGGGATTGAAACACCAAACAAACATCGTGAAACCGTGTGGTTGCGTGATGTATTAGATAGCGATGAATTCCGCCACACCACCGCAACCTTGCCAATGGCTCTCGGTAAGGATATCAGCGGTAATCCTGTTGTGGTTGATATGGCGAAAATGCCGCATCTATTAGTTGCAGGGCAAACGGGTGGCGGTAAATCGGTTGGAGTGAATACAATGATTTTAAGCCTCTTGTTCAAGCTTACGCCTGAGCAAGTTCGCTTTATTATGATTGACCCGAAAGTGGTGGAGCTTTCCATTTATAACGATATTCCGCATTTATTAACGCCGGTAGTAACCGATATGAAAAAAGCAGCTAATGCGTTACGCTGGGCGGTAGAAGAGATGGAACGTCGCTATATTTTAGTAAGCCATTTACAGGTGCGTAATATTGAAGGGTACAATGCCAAAATTGACCAAGCGGCAGCAATGAATTTGCCAATTCCTGATCCAACGTGGCGACCGGGCGATTCAATGGGCAGCTTACCTCCGCCGTTACAAAAATTAAGCTATATTGTCTTAATTGTTGATGAATTTGCCGATTTAATGATGTCTGCCGGCAAAGAAGTGGAAGAGTACATTATGCGAATTGCACAAAAAGCAAGGGCAGTGGGTATTCATTTGATTCTTGCTACCCAACGCCCTTCAACGGATGTGATTACCGGTGTCATCAAGGCAAATATTCCAAGTCGAATTGCGTTTACGGTTGCAAGCCAAATTGATTCAAGAACGATTTTAGATTCTGGTGGTGCGGAAGCCTTATTGGGACGAGGCGATATGCTTTACTCTGGGGCGGGAAGTCCGGATATTATCCGCGTACACGGGGCATTTATGAAAGATGAAGAAGTACAACGTGTAGCAGATAACTGGCGAGCAAGAGGCAAACCTAACTATCTTGATAGCATTGTGGAATCGAAATCAGATGATAATGACGCTAAAAATGATAATGCAGGGGGAGATTTAGATCCGCTATTTGACGAAGTCGTAGAATATACTATTGAGACAGGTTCGGTTTCCATTAGTAACATTCAACGCCGATTCTCACTAGGGTTTAACCGAGCCGGCAGAATTGTGGATCAAATGGAAGCACAGGGGATTGTGTCTGAACCGGGTAAGGGTGGAAAACGAGAAGTGCTTGCAAGATAA
- a CDS encoding transcriptional regulator, giving the protein MKLSIELQNQINQLNQLRKQALKQEQEEQKLFEKNKINDLEHFGKQLNAQRKLLGIELTTLEMQTGVSSSTLKRLFKDPSQVKFQTICVVAETLGFNLCAINTHRSE; this is encoded by the coding sequence ATGAAACTTTCAATAGAATTACAAAATCAGATTAACCAGTTAAACCAACTGAGAAAACAGGCGTTAAAGCAGGAGCAGGAAGAACAGAAATTATTTGAGAAGAATAAAATTAATGACTTGGAGCATTTTGGAAAGCAATTAAATGCACAGAGGAAACTATTGGGGATCGAACTCACTACCCTTGAAATGCAAACAGGCGTTTCAAGCTCTACTCTTAAACGTTTATTTAAAGACCCGAGCCAAGTGAAATTTCAGACAATTTGTGTGGTTGCAGAGACATTAGGGTTTAATTTATGTGCAATTAACACCCATCGGTCGGAATAA